Part of the Catalinimonas alkaloidigena genome is shown below.
TTACAATTTCAGATATGGAGAAATAGCCAGAAACTTAACCCTGAAGCCTGGCTTCAGAAAAAATAAATTGTTATTTCATTTGTTAGAAGAGTTTTACCGTATTTCTGCAACAATTATTGTGTTGCATTAGCATCTTTGAGCGAACTTTTTTTACATTGCCAACCTTTGATTATTGACAGATAACTTTTTCGCGGCGGATATATTGGGTATATTTACGTGATCGTGAAAGTTTTTTCACATTTAAAAAATTGACTTTATGCACACTACATTAGCATTTGTTGGCGGACTTGGAGGATGGGAGATTCTTCTGATAGTACTGGTTTTAGTAATCTTCTTTGGTGCCAAGAAAATTCCTGAACTAGCTCGTGGCATGGGACGCGGTATTCGCGAGTTCAAAGACGCCACTAAAGAAATTAAAGACGAGATCGAAGATAATTCTCATAATACCACTGCCAGCAAATAACTTATCACCTTGAAAAGATTTACGGTCTTTCAGCCGCATACAAACGTATTTGGTTGAGGAGGTACTTACCTGTCAGGACATCGTAAGGGAGTACCTGAAAAATATTCAGGAGCAAGATCATCTGAACGTTTTCCTGGAGGTTTATGCTGAGGAAGCTTTACAGCGTGCCGGGGAAATAGACCTGAAAATCAAAAATGGTACCGCTGGCCGTCTTGCTGGGATGGTTATCGGTCTGAAAGATATCTTATGCTACCAAGATCATAAACTTCAGGCAAGCAGTAAAATCCTCGAAGGCTTTCATTCTCAGTTTACAGGCACAGCCATTCAGCGTTTGCTAGATGAAGATGCAATTATCATCGGCAGACAAAACTGTG
Proteins encoded:
- a CDS encoding twin-arginine translocase TatA/TatE family subunit, with product MHTTLAFVGGLGGWEILLIVLVLVIFFGAKKIPELARGMGRGIREFKDATKEIKDEIEDNSHNTTASK